The following coding sequences are from one Salvia hispanica cultivar TCC Black 2014 chromosome 3, UniMelb_Shisp_WGS_1.0, whole genome shotgun sequence window:
- the LOC125213191 gene encoding uncharacterized protein LOC125213191, which translates to MTGSPPGINSHRAQQVSLDTLSRNSLPTKKHVNNVSIQTGEEFSMKFLEECAASRVVSEVHGVAPSYEENVGFPDVQDRQMVYEELARVLGLPRMDSACGSDITEYASAKGSMSRVDAGVHVSTESLHYVNTGANGHKPSKSTSEVCNDHASLVSAAPLLSQSDSSRSLCSDGSQSGKLKILCSFGGKILPRPSDGKLRYVGGETRIISISKNPSWEELLKKTAGMCDQPHSIKYQLPGEDLDALISVSSDEDMQNMIDEYHGIDKPEGSQRLRIFFIPLVESETPVAIDANITQQSDTNYQYVVAVNGMVETDPNSQNNAKQSSVTDMGNLMPNAEIHSRNDKIFPFPLHPSEIHDTLADKSQNLMKFPSSMPFPIQQADTSHMTNVKTIPLPHEESIGYSASIYHTPQVAVNLMKPHGQQHIKNQLVLEGENLASRRVEHSNRNFVLCSQEGIPLVEKMINSNTSLPLSDNLVELLPASIDPVSYHGIPHAFSDSKLQEQGEKSAWPSQEDMTRSFSLNLGRHQSSFHEVSAAFLEKPVQLHGNAGFINTELQSMEFLSEPTNPVSVMASCQNSKLKTLDDQCTSSVEPVNKLDASHHHFVSGENVSTSNIAMISKELTQGLKNVNVEPVPCIDLELPKKQSQVCSSLAPASSLVDMTHSNVLELNHLGKSSNALTKGDLNGYSSWANNSEVAGLVHSSQQLSHDNSLLSPQTTSHQSIGDLVDIGYQVPEVRWHGNLVENAGWSMTPHTSALFEGKVSLFDDLSNYANHRVENLDHVRNFDELQKSKDSWPVNGIKQVPQNPVNNNAPPAEMPPSAKSDATNLNILSPFEESENASPDLDSQDLNADSHDNELFSDAMIAEMEADMFGLQIIKNADLEEVRELGSGTFGTVYYGKWRGTDVAIKRIKKTCFSGRLSEQERLAKDFWREACILSNLHHPNVVAFYGVVPDGASLATVAEFMANGSLRTALLRKDKSLDYRKKLIIAMDAAFGMEYLHSKNIVHFDLKCDNLLVNLRDPERPICKVGDFGLSRIKHNTLVSGGVRGTLPWMAPELLNGSTNRVSEKVDVFSFGIVLWEILTGEEPYANMHCGAIIGGIVKNTLRPTIPEWCDPEWRKLMERCWSADPGARPSFTEITYALRSMSDALQAKVLNVAM; encoded by the exons ATGACTGGCAGCCCCCCTGGCATCAATAGTCATCGTGCTCAGCAAGTTTCGTTGGACACTTTATCCAGAAATAGTCTGCCAACTAAGAAACATGTAAATAATGTATCTATTCAGACTGGAGAGGAGTTCTCCATGAAATTTCTTGAAGAATGCGCTGCATCTAGAGTTGTTTCTGAAGTGCATGGTGTCGCTCCCAGCTATGAGGAGAATGTCGGTTTTCCAGATGTCCAGGATCGCCAAATGGTTTATGAGGAGCTTGCACGAGTTCTCGGTTTGCCAAGAATGGATTCTGCATGTGGCTCTGACATTACAGAATATGCTTCCGCAAAAGGATCTATGTCACGGGTTGATGCTGGAGTTCATGTAAGTACTGAAAGCTTGCATTACGTGAATACTGGTGCTAATGGACACAAACCTAGCAAGTCGACATCAGAAGTGTGCAATGACCATGCTAGTTTAGTGTCCGCCGCTCCACTATTAAGTCAGTCAGATTCATCGAGATCCTTATGTTCTGATGGTTCTCAGTCTGGGAAACTAAAGATCCTTTGCAGCTTTGGTGGTAAAATATTGCCCCGACCAAGTGATGGAAAACTCCGATATGTGGGAGGAGAGACGCGCATAATCTCCATTAGTAAGAATCCGTCGTGGGAGGAATTGTTGAAGAAAACAGCTGGAATGTGTGATCAGCCTCACTCAATCAAATATCAGCTTCCTGGGGAGGATCTTGACGCCCTTATATCTGTGTCTTCTGATGAGGACATGCAAAATATGATTGATGAATATCATGGTATCGATAAGCCTGAGGGTTCTCAACGGCTtcgtatattttttattcctttGGTGGAATCGGAAACCCCTGTTGCCATTGATGCCAACATTACTCAGCAAAGTGACACAAACTATCAGTATGTTGTTGCTGTAAATGGCATGGTTGAAACTGATCCTAATTCCCAGAACAACGCTAAGCAATCTTCTGTCACTGATATGGGCAATTTGATGCCTAATGCAGAAATTCATTCAAGGAATGACAAAATCTTCCCCTTCCCATTACATCCTTCGGAAATCCATGATACCCTTGCCGACAAGtcacaaaatttaatgaaatttccTTCATCAATGCCATTTCCCATTCAGCAAGCGGATACGAGTCATATGACAAATGTCAAGACAATACCACTTCCACACGAAGAGTCCATTGGTTACAGCGCTTCTATTTACCACACCCCTCAGGTGGCTGTAAATTTGATGAAGCCACACGGTCAGCAACATATCAAGaaccaattggttttagaaggagaaaatttGGCTTCCCGAAGAGTTGAGCACAGTAATAGAAACTTTGTGTTGTGCTCTCAGGAGGGGATTCCTCTTGTGGAAAAGATGATTAATTCTAATACTTCTCTTCCCTTATCGGATAATTTGGTGGAGCTATTGCCTGCGTCTATTGACCCAGTTAGTTACCATGGAATCCCTCATGCCTTTTCTGATTCCAAGCTTCAGGAACAGGGAGAAAAATCTGCTTGGCCCTCTCAGGAAGATATGACTCGATCATTTTCATTGAACTTGGGAAGACACCAATCATCCTTTCACGAAGTATCTGCTGCTTTTCTGGAAAAGCCTGTACAGTTGCATGGGAATGCTGGCTTTATTAATACTGAGCTCCAAAGTATGGAATTCCTCTCAGAGCCAACTAATCCTGTCTCAGTAATGGCATCATGTCAAAATTCAAAGCTGAAAACTTTGGATGATCAATGCACATCAAGTGTTGAACCAGTGAATAAACTTGATGCTAGCCATCATCATTTTGTCAGTGGTGAAAATGTTAGCACTAGCAACATAGCTATGATATCCAAGGAGCTGACACAGGGATTAAAGAATGTTAACGTTGAACCTGTCCCCTGTATTGACCTTGAGTTACCAAAGAAACAATCCCAGGTCTGCAGTAGCTTGGCCCCTGCCTCATCTTTGGTCGACATGACACATTCAAATGTTTTGGAGCTTAATCATCTTGGGAAAAGCTCAAATGCTTTGACAAAGGGTGACCTAAATGGCTATTCATCTTGGGCTAATAACTCAGAAGTTGCGGGTCTTGTCCACAGCTCTCAACAACTGTCACATGATAACAGCTTATTGTCACCTCAGACCACTTCCCATCAATCTATTGGGGATTTAGTGGATATTGGTTATCAAGTACCTGAGGTTAGATGGCATGGAAATTTGGTTGAAAATGCAGGCTGGAGCATGACTCCGCATACCTCTGCATTATTTGAGGGAAAAGTTTCCCTCTTTGATGATCTGTCCAATTATGCGAATCACagggttgaaaatttggaCCATGTCAGAAATTTTGATGAgcttcaaaaatcaaaagatagCTGGCCGGTTAACGGAATCAAGCAAGTTCCACAGAACCCGGTCAATAATAATGCACCACCTGCTGAAATGCCACCATCAGCTAAATCAGATGCTACTAATTTGAATATACTCTCTCCCTTTGAAGAATCAGAAAATGCCTCACCTGATTTGGACTCGCAG GATCTCAATGCTGACAGTCACGATAATGAATTGTTCAGTGATGCAATGATAGCTGAAATGGAGGCAGATATGTTTGGTCTACAG ATAATTAAAAATGCTGATCTTGAAGAAGTGCGAGAGTTGGGTTCCGGTACATTTGGGACAGTATATTATGGTAAATGGCGAGGAACGGATGTTGCCATTAAGAGAATCAAGAAAACTTGTTTCTCTGGTAGATTGTCAGAGCAAGAACGGTTG GCAAAAGACTTCTGGCGAGAAGCTTGTATCCTATCAAATTTACACCATCCAAATGTTGTTGCATTTTATGGGGTGGTGCCAGATGGTGCAAGTTTGGCAACCGTAGCTGAATTCATGGCAAATGGATCACTTAGGACAGCTCTACTTCGGAAGGACAA ATCACTTGATTATCGTAAAAAGCTTATCATCGCCATGGATGCAGCATTTGGCATGGAATACCTgcattcaaaaaatattgtccattttgatttgaaatgTGACAATTTGTTAGTTAATTTGAGAGATCCAGAACGGCCTATATGCAAG GTAGGAGATTTTGGACTCTcaagaattaaacacaatactCTGGTATCCGGTGGTGTTCGAGGAACGCTTCCATGGATGGCTCCAGAATTGTTGAATGGAAGTACTAACAGGGTATCTGAAAAG GTTGATGTGTTCTCATTTGGCATAGTATTGTGGGAGATTCTGACCGGTGAGGAACCTTATGCAAATATGCATTGTGGCGCTATCATTG